One segment of Carya illinoinensis cultivar Pawnee chromosome 13, C.illinoinensisPawnee_v1, whole genome shotgun sequence DNA contains the following:
- the LOC122290957 gene encoding ankyrin repeat-containing protein NPR4-like, with protein MAGMRENGPENIDFIPFLTLREAVRNGEWKGVKDFLEKHPDAMTAKIEIFGRTPLQVAIAAGHMHMVEKLVERMSQEELKTVDDEGFIALAEATCGGNYQMAKCILKKNKSLVRIANMGGVLPVVLAIVTGHIELARYLYSLTPIEDLKPENGISGAELCTQAIHMGALGIKQLYEMKAVHAQSRDLLQLLCCEVTSTSDHQQRHQPCLNVSIYRAIYEGNVEFFLDMVRTNPELVWILEITKGRNILSHAIGSRQATIFNIICGLHEKNQLAGMLPVFTVLSIIPGAALKMQRELQRFKKVESIVQPKIKEHMISQFYKPWQYFVEEHKNMMEDGERWIKDTATSCTVVGALIATIMFAAVFTIPKVNNQTTRFPIFSEEKLFIPFIRFLVTFFFLNFSVDIFGNSHVMLCRR; from the exons atggcAGGGATGAGGGAAAACGGGCCGGAGAACATTGACTTTATTCCATTTTTGACCTTACGGGAGGCTGTGCGGAATGGTGAATGGAAGGGTGTAAAGGACTTCCTGGAGAAACATCCCGATGCAATGACTGCAaagattgaaatttttggaagGACTCCTCTTCAAGTCGCTATTGCTGCTGGACATATGCACATGGTGGAGAAGTTGGTGGAAAGAATGTCTCAAGAAGAGCTGAAAACAGTAGATGATGAAGGTTTCATAGCCCTAGCTGAGGCCACATGTGGTGGAAACTACCAGATGGCAAAGTGCAtactaaaaaagaataagaGCTTGGTCAGAATTGCAAACATGGGAGGCGTACTTCCAGTTGTACTGGCTATTGTCACTGGGCATATTGAATTGGCTAGGTATCTCTACTCTCTCACTCCTATAGAAGATTTGAAGCCAGAAAATGGCATTAGCGGAGCTGAACTTTGTACACAGGCTATACATATGGGAGCACTAG GAATCAAGCAATTATATGAAATGAAGGCTGTCCATGCCCAGTCGCGTGACCTTCTGCAGCTCCTGTGCTGTGAGGTCACATCGACTTCTGATCATCAACAAAGGCATCAACCTTGCCTTAATGTATCCATATACCGTGCTATTTACGAAGGGAATGTTGAGTTTTTTCTAGATATGGTTCGAACAAATCCTGAGCTTGTGTGGATTCTAGAGATAACTAAGGGAAGAAACATCTTGTCACATGCTATTGGATCTCGCCAAGCTACAATATTTAACATCATATGCGGCCTTCATGAGAAGAACCAATTGGCAG GGATGTTGCCAGTTTTCACTGTGCTTAGTATCATTCCAGGCGCAGCTTTAAAGATGCAAAGAGAACTACAGCGGTTTAAG AAGGTGGAGAGCATTGTTCAACCCAAGATTAAGGAACATATGATCTCCCAATTTTACAAGCCTTGGCAATATTTTGTGGAGGAACATAAGAACATGATGGAAGACGGAGAACGATGGATAAAGGATACAGCAACTTCTTGTACAGTAGTAGGTGCTCTCATAGCCACTATCATGTTTGCTGCAGTCTTCACGATTCCCAAAGTTAACAACCAAACTACACGGTTCCCAATATTCTCGGAGGAAAAGTTGTTTATACCCTTCATCAGATTCCTTGTCACTTTTTTCTTCCTCAACTTCAGTGTTGATATTTTTGGAAATTCTCACGTCATGCTATGCAGAAGATGA